The following proteins come from a genomic window of Microbacterium lemovicicum:
- a CDS encoding DUF6052 family protein: MSSTILNLPLTDDERAILEVYSALKDLCARDLPPYQAANLRDALASVSIVVTGATLDYENLIDHGI; encoded by the coding sequence ATGTCCTCGACCATCCTGAACCTGCCGCTGACCGACGACGAGAGGGCCATCCTCGAGGTCTACTCGGCGCTCAAAGACCTGTGCGCCCGGGACCTCCCGCCCTATCAGGCGGCCAACCTCCGCGACGCGCTCGCCAGCGTGTCAATCGTCGTGACCGGCGCCACCCTCGATTACGAGAACCTCATCGACCACGGCATCTGA